A genomic window from Silene latifolia isolate original U9 population chromosome 11, ASM4854445v1, whole genome shotgun sequence includes:
- the LOC141611847 gene encoding eukaryotic translation initiation factor 5B-like, whose protein sequence is MGETFGIVPTSVISGEGIPDILLLLVKWSEKTMIEKLTFSNKVQCTVLEVKVIEGHGITIDAMLVNGVLRVGDQIVVCGMQVTYCCLLLPIYHLQGPIVTTIRALLTARP, encoded by the exons ATGGGGGAAACCTTCGGCATTGTACCTACTAGTGTAATCAG TGGAGAAGGTATTCCTGATATCTTGTTGTTGTTAGTTAAATGGTCGGAAAAGACAATGATTGAGAAACTTACATTCAGCAACAAAGTGCAG TGCACTGTACTGGAGGTTAAGGTTATCGAGGGCCATGGAATAACCATAGATGCTATGTTGGTAAATGGTGTTCTCCGTGTAGGAGATCAGATTGTTGTTTGTGGCATGCAGGTAACCTACTGTTGCCTGCTTTTGCCAATTTATCATTTGCAGGGCCCAATTGTTACCACTATCCGCGCTCTCTTAACGGCTCGCCCCTGA